One segment of Triticum aestivum cultivar Chinese Spring chromosome 2A, IWGSC CS RefSeq v2.1, whole genome shotgun sequence DNA contains the following:
- the LOC123189936 gene encoding GATA transcription factor 5, with protein MLHQTLTPSSLAFSASASPDPLPFASNASPAAAAAAAATTLRPSAMPSYAHHHSSLDERMDALKGSSRQEETPDEAAAAAEAPAAWGFAERDGFSVEDLLDLEEFCEPDKDGADEPEEAPAADVKEEKLNDGPNQPVVSYELAPPAPPAPEIVDLPAHDVEEELEWVSRIMDDSLSELPPQPAPPASMMASLAPRPPQHRLPQRHPLPQRHPQDGAYRALPSMSDPMRTPTICALSTEALVPVKAKRSKRSRASGWSLSGPAPDSTSSSSTTTTSSCSSSASFSPYFLLDTPHFGASELMEEYNILPPPAKKSKHGKSSKQKAKKRGRKPKNLPAHPSSATEATQSDRRCSHCGVQKTPQWRAGPEGAKTLCNACGVRYKSGRLLPEYRPACSPTYVSSVHSNSHRKVLEMRRKKEDGPLTVTATAPAVASF; from the exons ATGCTCCACCAAACGCTCACCCCTTCTTCCCTTGCCTTCTCCGCCTCCGCTTCCCCCGACCCTCTCCCCTTCGCCTCAaacgccagccccgccgccgccgccgccgccgccgcgaccacCCTTCGCCCCTCGGCCATGCCGTCCTACGCGCACCACCACAGCTCTCTG GACGAGAGGATGGACGCCCTCAAGGGCAGTAGCCGCCAGGAGGAGACGCCcgacgaggccgccgccgccgccgaggcgccGGCTGCCTGGGGCTTCGCCGAGCGGGACGGCTTCTCCGTCGAGGACCTGCTGGACCTTGAGGAGTTTTGCGAGCCGGATAAGGACGGCGCCGACGAGCCCGAGGAGGCTCCGGCCGCCGACGTGAAGGAGGAGAAGTTGAACGACGGGCCCAACCAGCCCGTCGTGTCGTATGAGCTCGcccctccggcgccgcccgcgccggagATTGTTGACCTGCCG GCGCATGACGTCGAGGAGGAGCTCGAGTGGGTGTCCCGTATCATGGACGACTCGCTCTCCGAGCTGCCCCCGCAGCCGGCGCCGCCCGCGTCGATGATGGCCTCGTTGGCGCCACGCCCGCCGCAGCACCGGCTACCCCAGCGACACCCGCTACCGCAGCGGCACCCGCAGGATGGAGCGTACCGCGCTCTGCCGTCCATGTCCGACCCTATGCGGACTCCGACCATATGCGCGCTGTCCACGGAGGCGCTGGTTCCGGTCAAGGCGAAGCGCAGCAAGCGCTCTCGGGCGTCGGGGTGGTCGCTCTCGGGCCCCGCGCCGGACTCCACCTCGTCctcgtcgaccaccaccacctcctcctgctcctcgtcgGCGTCCTTCTCGCCCTACTTCCTGCTGGACACGCCGCACTTCGGCGCCTCGGAGCTCATGGAGGAGTACAACATCCTGCCGCCGCCGGCCAAGAAGTCCAAGCACGGCAAGAGCAGCAAGCAGAAGGCCAAGAAGCGCGGGCGCAAGCCCAAGAACCTCCCCGCCCACCCGTCCAGCGCCACGGAGGCCACCCAGAGCGACCGGCGCTGCAGCCACTGCGGCGTGCAGAAGACCCCGCAGTGGCGCGCGGGGCCGGAGGGCGCCAAGACGCTGTGCAACGCGTGCGGCGTGCGCTACAAGTCCGGCCGGCTGCTCCCCGAGTACCGTCCGGCGTGCAGCCCGACGTACGTGAGCAGCGTCCACTCCAACTCCCACCGCAAGGTGCTCGAGATGAGGCGCAAGAAGGAGGACGGCCCGCTCACAGTCACCGCCACCGCGCCCGCCGTGGCGTCGTTCTAG